CTTTGCTGACGAAGGGCTGTTGTAGAATATATTATGGGTTTTGGCTTCAACCTGGGATTAATACTCATTGGAATTCCGCTGTTGATAATATTTAGCTTAATGTGGCTTTTTACAAAGAAGCCATTGTTTGGTAAGTTGTCAGCAATCGTAATAATTGGGGTTATGTTAGCTGTTGTAGCCGGGTTAGTAACAGAAAGACTTACCGCAAAAGTAAAGTTAACGCGTAATGATTATTATGGCGAATACGTAATTGGCCGTGCTTTTTTTCCGGGAATATGGGCTGATTGGCAATACAATAGTTTCCGCTTCGAAATTAAAAAGAACGATTCTGTTTATTTTTTTGTGACAGATAAGGAGCGGTTAATTAAAACCTACAAAGGCAAAATCTCAACAGTAAATCCTTATGGTTCTGAGCGGCTTATAATTCAGATGGATAAGCCGGGGCATCATGTGTTAAATGCCAATCCAACGGTTTATCGTAGCCGGACAGGGTTTTACCTGGTTTTTAATTCGCCACGATATAAAAACATGTTTTTTATCAAAGCAAAATGGAAGCGTTTGCCCGATTGACATCAGCTTTACGCACTTTGTCAAAACATCAAAGTAGTAACGTGGTTATATTTAAACACTAAATTAGAAATCATGATAGAGCCAGAAGATCAATTACAGCAAGACGACCAGTTAAGCCAGAACGACGAGCAATCAAGCCAGCAGGATATACACTCAAACGGTTTTGACGATACCGTTGAGGATTTTGGCGAAATTGATGAAACCAGCAATGCACGCCAAGCCTATGACGCTTCAGAAAGCTCATATACGCTTGATTTTGGCGACGATACAGATCAGGACGAAGATTAATCAGCTTTACTCAGCGTAAGCTATAGTGGCAATGCTTAGCTTAAGGCCGGGTATCTTAAGTAATTCTATACCGCAGGCTTCGAGCGTGGAGCCTGTGGTTACAATATCGTCAACAAGTAATACATGCTTGCCGGTTAACCTGTCCGCATTGGCCACAGTGAATACCTGCTGCATGTTTTCAAACCTCGCGAACCGCGATTTACGTGTTTGCGTTTCTGTAGCTACAACACGTATAAGGTTATTGATTTCGACTGACGTGTTCAACCTTTGCGCTAAGCCATCGGCAAACAGTTCGCTCTGATTATAACCCCGTTTGCGCAGCTTGCTTTTATGCAGCGGCACCGGGATGATGTAATCGATCTTATCAGCTTCATTAACAACGTTTAACTGTTCACCTGCTATATCGCCTAATGTTACACCGATCTGTTTTTCGCCATCGTACTTAAAGCGGTGTACCATGTTTTGTACCTTACCGCCTTTGGTAAAATAAAGCAGCGCATACGCATTTTCAACTTTAAGCTTACCCCAAAATTGGCGTGCAACAATATTCTCCTTTTGCTGATGAAAGTTGGTGTAGGGTAAATCAAAACGGCAAACGGTACAAATAACCTGTTCGCCTTTTACAAGCCGGGTATTACAGGCCGCGCACAGTTCCGGAAAGATCAGCGAAATCAGATCGGCCAAATAAGTATTACGCAGCCACATGTATTTATACGGCTTTTTCCTTTTCCTTAATGGCCAGCTGTCCGCAGGCAGCGTCAATATCTTTGCCACGGCTGCGGCGCAGGTTGGTGATGATGCCTTGCTTTCGCAGATAAGCCGCGAAGGCCTCAACCTTATCTTCGCCGGCATTTATATAGCTGGCAAAAGCGATAGGGTTATACTCAATGATGTTAACCTTGCAGGGCAGGTGCTTGCAAAAGCGTGCCAGTTCCATCGCATCCTGAATGTTATCATTCACGCCGTCAAAAATAATATACTCGTAAGTTACCGGGTTTTTGGTTTTGGCGTAGTAGTATTTAAGCGCGTCGGCCAGTGCCTTAAGCGAGTTTTGCTCGTTAATAGGCATTATGGTATTGCGTTTTTCGTCATTAGCGGCATGCAGCGAAAGCGCCAGGTTAAATTTCACTTGGTCGTCGCCCAGTTTCCTGATCATTTTAGCGATACCCGCTGTTGACACCGTGATGCGCTTCGCGGCCATGTTCAGTCCATCTTCAGATGTTATCTTCTCTATGGATTTCATCATATTAGCGTAATTAAGCAGCGGCTCGCCCATGCCCATGTAAACAATGTTACTAAGCGGCTGATTATAATTTTCACGGGCTTGTTTATCAATCAGCACTACCTGATCGTAAATTTCGTCGGGGTTAAGGTTACGCTTGCGCTCCATATAACCGGTAGCGCAAAACTTGCAGGTAAGGCTGCAGCCTACTTGCGATGATACACAGGCCGTCATACGCTCAGGTGTGGGTATTAATACACCCTCAATTAAGTGGTTATCGTGTAAAATAAAAGAATTTTTTATAGTTTTATCACCACTAAGTTGTGAAGTATGAATTTTAACATTATTGATAGTGAAATTCTGCTCAAGCTTGGTACGTAGTTCTTTTGATATATTGCTCATTTCGTCAAATGAAACGCATGATTTTTTCCAGAGCCACTCATAAACTTGTTTGGCCCTGAAACCCTTTTCGCCCAAAAGAACAAATTGTTCCTGTAAAGCGTTAAGCGTCAAGCTTCGGATATCTGTTTTTGCAGTTGCGGTATTCACGGCACAAAAGTACTTAAATTTAAAAGTTATTGTGTTTTTGTAAAATCATTTCTTTTTATTTGATTAAAAAACAACAACTAAAAGTTAATTGTATTAATTGAATGAGTAGGAGTTCAGGGGGAAGTTTTAGAAGATGCTAACAGATATCAATGAAAAGTTTTAGAGCCGATTACGTTTTTCCTGTTTATGCCGATCCAATAAAAAATGGAATTGTTACTGTTGATGATAATGGCAAGATACTATCCGTCACCAACGACCCTTCAACCATCCCCGGCGAAATAGAACAGTTAAGCGGGGTTATTTGCCCCGGGTTTATCAACACCCACTGCCACCTGGAACTTTCGCACATGAAGGACCGCATTGCGCCCGGTAGTGGTTTGGTCAACTTCGTGCAGGAAGTAATCACGATGCGCCGGAATGTAACTGCCGATGAGCAGGAAGTTGTAAATGCCGCCACTGCTGCCGATGAGATCATGTACAACAACGGCATTGTTGCCGTGGGCGATATTTCAAATACCGACGTAACCGCATCGGTAAAAAAACAAAGCAAAATTTATTACCATACTTTTGTTGAGGCCATGAGCTTTGTGCCCGAACGCGCGCAGGCCGTATTTGACCAGGCGCTGCAAACGCTCGACACGTTCAGGCCGCTTTCCGCGTCCATCACACCACAT
This genomic interval from Mucilaginibacter defluvii contains the following:
- a CDS encoding ComF family protein is translated as MAKILTLPADSWPLRKRKKPYKYMWLRNTYLADLISLIFPELCAACNTRLVKGEQVICTVCRFDLPYTNFHQQKENIVARQFWGKLKVENAYALLYFTKGGKVQNMVHRFKYDGEKQIGVTLGDIAGEQLNVVNEADKIDYIIPVPLHKSKLRKRGYNQSELFADGLAQRLNTSVEINNLIRVVATETQTRKSRFARFENMQQVFTVANADRLTGKHVLLVDDIVTTGSTLEACGIELLKIPGLKLSIATIAYAE
- the rlmN gene encoding 23S rRNA (adenine(2503)-C(2))-methyltransferase RlmN — protein: MNTATAKTDIRSLTLNALQEQFVLLGEKGFRAKQVYEWLWKKSCVSFDEMSNISKELRTKLEQNFTINNVKIHTSQLSGDKTIKNSFILHDNHLIEGVLIPTPERMTACVSSQVGCSLTCKFCATGYMERKRNLNPDEIYDQVVLIDKQARENYNQPLSNIVYMGMGEPLLNYANMMKSIEKITSEDGLNMAAKRITVSTAGIAKMIRKLGDDQVKFNLALSLHAANDEKRNTIMPINEQNSLKALADALKYYYAKTKNPVTYEYIIFDGVNDNIQDAMELARFCKHLPCKVNIIEYNPIAFASYINAGEDKVEAFAAYLRKQGIITNLRRSRGKDIDAACGQLAIKEKEKAV